A region of Methyloversatilis discipulorum DNA encodes the following proteins:
- a CDS encoding fructosamine kinase family protein, translating into MNVLATRIAAALGADCTGAVELAPGRTRRALKIDTGDAPLFVKLLPADRTAVFEAETEGLALLRDTGCFRVPVVHGSGTADDFAWLALEWLDLKPVTTDEDGRAFGKALAALHVVHGELYGLPRDNWLGDSRQENGTSTTWPLFYAQKRLRPQLERLIAEGVRGELIRNLQGIIERVPALFLEYRPPASLLHGDLWHGNAGMADGQPAVFDPAVHYGDREADYVMTELFGGFPISMYATYQKSAPLDAGAASRRGLYRLYHLLNHTLLFGSAYLRETERTAARLLSELR; encoded by the coding sequence ATGAACGTGCTCGCGACGCGGATTGCCGCCGCCCTCGGCGCCGACTGCACGGGCGCCGTCGAACTCGCGCCGGGCCGCACCCGGCGCGCACTGAAGATCGATACCGGCGACGCGCCGCTGTTCGTCAAGCTGCTGCCGGCTGACCGGACAGCCGTGTTTGAGGCCGAGACGGAGGGACTGGCGCTGCTGCGCGATACCGGCTGCTTCCGTGTGCCGGTCGTGCACGGCAGCGGCACGGCCGACGACTTCGCCTGGCTGGCACTTGAATGGCTGGACCTAAAACCGGTAACCACCGATGAAGACGGGCGCGCTTTCGGCAAGGCGCTGGCAGCGCTGCACGTAGTACACGGTGAGCTGTACGGCCTGCCGCGCGACAACTGGCTCGGCGACAGCCGTCAGGAGAACGGCACATCTACGACCTGGCCACTCTTCTATGCGCAGAAGCGTCTGCGGCCGCAGCTCGAACGGCTGATCGCCGAAGGCGTGCGCGGCGAGCTGATACGCAACCTCCAGGGCATCATCGAGCGCGTGCCGGCGCTCTTTCTCGAATACCGCCCGCCCGCCTCGCTGCTGCATGGCGACCTCTGGCATGGCAATGCGGGCATGGCCGACGGGCAGCCCGCAGTGTTCGATCCAGCCGTCCACTATGGAGACCGCGAGGCGGACTACGTGATGACGGAACTGTTCGGCGGCTTCCCGATCTCCATGTACGCCACCTATCAGAAGAGCGCTCCGCTGGACGCCGGCGCCGCATCGCGACGCGGCCTCTATCGGCTCTATCACCTTCTGAACCATACCCTTCTGTTCGGCAGCGCCTATCTGCGGGAAACCGAACGCACCGCAGCACGACTGCTCTCCGAACTGCGTTGA
- a CDS encoding protein kinase domain-containing protein: MQTPAPPTPPDAPAPGSSLGRYQLRRIIGRGSTSTVWLAWDPQAQREVAIKCIDPDVLNDHARGRLHRNLLINEASLADKLQHPHIVAIHDAVVTGDQAYIVMEYVAGGTLEAHVQRPGLLPVERIVELMFKCTRALDYACQLGITHRDIKPANILLTRDGELKLTDFGAALFTANERTQVEGVGSPAYMSPQQVREMPLNHQTDIYSLGVVLYQLLAGELPFQASNKYSLVYQIIHVDPPPPSVHRPGLPPALDAVVARAMQKDIALRYATWAEFTHDLAQAFRNRRLKPREDESGAAEHFRLLRTLTFFNEFSDVELWEVAHFARQERVAAGTLLMKDGEQGDRLYVLVEGELAVCKSGRTLNILTSGECCGEMSVIARRDRKLRANDVQANTDSLLFAIDGERIRRASETCRMRFYEAFLQVLAARLSSANMRLADSWGGGGE; encoded by the coding sequence ATGCAGACACCCGCGCCGCCGACCCCGCCCGACGCCCCCGCACCCGGCAGCTCGCTGGGCCGCTACCAGCTCAGGCGCATCATCGGCCGCGGCAGCACCAGCACCGTCTGGCTGGCATGGGATCCGCAGGCGCAGCGCGAGGTGGCGATCAAGTGCATCGACCCCGATGTGCTGAACGACCACGCGCGCGGCAGGCTGCACCGCAATCTGCTGATCAACGAAGCGTCGCTGGCCGACAAGCTGCAGCATCCGCACATCGTCGCCATCCACGACGCCGTGGTGACCGGCGATCAGGCCTACATCGTGATGGAGTACGTCGCCGGCGGCACGCTCGAGGCGCACGTGCAGCGCCCCGGTCTGCTGCCGGTGGAGCGCATCGTCGAACTGATGTTCAAGTGCACGCGCGCACTCGACTATGCGTGCCAGCTGGGCATCACGCACCGCGATATCAAGCCCGCCAACATCCTGCTCACCCGCGACGGCGAACTGAAGCTGACCGATTTCGGCGCCGCACTGTTCACCGCGAACGAGCGGACCCAGGTCGAGGGAGTCGGTTCGCCGGCCTACATGAGCCCGCAGCAGGTACGCGAGATGCCGCTGAACCACCAGACCGACATCTACTCTCTGGGCGTCGTGCTGTACCAGCTGCTGGCCGGTGAGCTGCCTTTCCAGGCGAGCAACAAGTACAGCCTGGTGTACCAGATCATCCATGTGGATCCGCCGCCGCCATCGGTGCATCGCCCGGGCCTGCCGCCGGCGCTCGACGCGGTGGTGGCGCGCGCGATGCAGAAGGACATCGCGCTGCGCTACGCGACCTGGGCCGAGTTCACGCACGATCTCGCGCAGGCCTTCCGCAACCGCCGGCTCAAGCCGCGCGAGGACGAATCAGGCGCCGCCGAGCATTTCCGGCTGTTGCGCACGCTGACCTTCTTCAATGAATTCAGCGACGTCGAACTGTGGGAGGTCGCTCACTTCGCACGCCAGGAGCGCGTCGCCGCCGGCACGCTGCTGATGAAGGACGGCGAGCAGGGCGACCGGCTCTACGTGCTGGTCGAGGGCGAACTGGCGGTGTGCAAGTCGGGCCGCACGCTGAACATACTGACCAGCGGCGAATGCTGCGGCGAAATGTCGGTGATCGCCCGCCGCGACCGCAAGCTGCGCGCCAACGACGTGCAGGCGAACACCGACAGCCTGCTGTTCGCGATCGACGGCGAACGCATCCGCCGCGCGTCGGAAACCTGCCGCATGCGCTTCTACGAAGCCTTCCTGCAGGTGCTGGCGGCGCGTCTGTCGTCGGCCAATATGCGTCTCGCCGACAGCTGGGGAGGCGGCGGCGAATGA
- a CDS encoding protein kinase domain-containing protein → MDLLGKYRILRLLGEGATSKVFLAHDPFGRRDVAIKIVARGDDSGASSSKSERYQRKFFVAEASLAGKLTHPHIVQIYDAVADADPAYIVMEYVPGGTLEPYISPDSLLPVGDVLEIIFKCSRALDFAWRLGVIHRDLKPANIMRVEDGAAVGGTNVKVSDFGAAMSVSATETQVSGVGSPAYMSPQQIKEHPLNHQTDIFSLGVVMYQLLTGQLPFQGSNNFSMMYQITHADPVPPSALRPELPPVLDDIVMRALQKSLDDRYPTWDAFSFDLAEAFRTEAQRDHGNRIADSEKFNSLRRLAFFRDFSDVELWEVVRLGEWHRVAGGQMLLREGDPGDGFFIVAEGEVKVTKGRKLLNVLSAGECVGEMAWLTPERGTRGADVSTLSEAVVIHLANAALEHASEACRHRFDRAFLRILVERLSLANQRLTGV, encoded by the coding sequence ATGGACCTGCTCGGCAAGTACCGCATCCTGCGCCTGCTCGGCGAAGGCGCCACATCCAAGGTCTTCCTTGCGCACGACCCTTTCGGCCGGCGCGACGTGGCGATCAAGATCGTCGCCCGCGGCGACGACAGCGGCGCCAGCAGCAGCAAGTCCGAGCGCTACCAGCGCAAGTTCTTCGTCGCCGAGGCCTCGCTCGCGGGCAAGCTCACGCACCCGCACATCGTGCAGATCTACGACGCGGTGGCCGACGCAGATCCGGCCTACATCGTGATGGAGTACGTGCCGGGCGGCACGCTCGAACCGTACATTTCACCGGACAGCCTGCTGCCGGTCGGCGACGTGCTGGAAATCATCTTCAAATGCTCGCGCGCGCTCGACTTCGCCTGGCGGCTGGGCGTCATCCACCGCGACCTGAAGCCGGCCAACATCATGCGGGTCGAGGACGGCGCGGCGGTCGGCGGCACCAATGTGAAGGTGTCCGACTTCGGCGCCGCGATGTCGGTGTCGGCCACCGAAACCCAGGTGTCGGGCGTCGGCTCGCCGGCCTACATGAGCCCGCAGCAGATCAAGGAACACCCGCTCAATCACCAGACCGACATCTTTTCGCTCGGCGTGGTGATGTACCAGTTGCTGACCGGCCAGCTGCCTTTTCAGGGCAGCAACAACTTCAGCATGATGTACCAGATCACCCACGCCGATCCGGTACCGCCGTCGGCGCTGCGGCCGGAGCTGCCGCCGGTGCTGGACGACATCGTGATGCGCGCGCTGCAGAAATCGCTGGACGACCGCTACCCGACCTGGGACGCCTTTTCCTTCGACCTCGCAGAGGCCTTCCGAACCGAAGCGCAGCGCGACCACGGCAACCGCATCGCCGACAGCGAGAAATTCAATTCGCTGCGCCGGCTCGCCTTCTTCCGCGATTTTTCCGACGTCGAACTGTGGGAGGTGGTGCGTCTGGGCGAATGGCACCGCGTGGCCGGCGGCCAGATGCTGCTGCGCGAAGGCGACCCGGGCGACGGTTTCTTCATCGTCGCGGAAGGCGAAGTGAAGGTGACCAAGGGCCGCAAGCTGCTCAACGTGCTGTCGGCCGGCGAATGCGTCGGCGAGATGGCCTGGCTGACGCCGGAGCGCGGCACCCGCGGCGCCGACGTGTCCACGCTATCCGAGGCGGTGGTGATCCACCTCGCCAACGCGGCGCTCGAACACGCGTCGGAAGCCTGCCGCCACCGCTTCGACCGCGCCTTCCTGCGCATCCTGGTCGAGCGGCTGTCGCTGGCCAACCAGCGCCTGACCGGTGTCTGA
- the argH gene encoding argininosuccinate lyase: MSASSQSEPTKAWSGRFSEPVSDLVKRYTASVFFDQRMWRQDIRGSLAHAAMLAKQGIIAQADLDAIRSGMAQITQEIEAGQFDWNLDDEDVHLNIEKRLTALVGDAGKRLHTGRSRNDQVATDIRLWLRDAIDTILALIADFQRAVLDLAEHHAATPLPGFTHLQVAQPVTFGHHLMAYFEMLRRDAERFADCRKRTNRLPLGSAALAGTTFPIDREFVAAELGFDEVCFNSLDAVSDRDFAIEFCAASSLLMTHLSRLSEELILWMSPRVGFIDLADRFCTGSSIMPQKKNPDVPELVRGKTGRVNGSLVALLTLMKGQPLAYNKDNQEDKEPLFDTADTVIDTLRIYADMMGSTTAADGSRVFNVRVKAEAMKSALRQGYATATDLADWLVKRGLPFRDAHEAVARAVRLAEQKGCDVSDLTLDELKSFSPLVDESVFAVLTVEGSLSARNHVGGTAPDQVRAAIARARARLATG, from the coding sequence ATGAGCGCATCTTCGCAGTCCGAGCCGACCAAGGCGTGGTCGGGCCGTTTTTCCGAGCCCGTGTCCGATCTGGTGAAGCGTTATACCGCTTCGGTGTTCTTCGACCAACGCATGTGGCGGCAGGACATCCGCGGCTCGCTGGCCCATGCCGCCATGCTGGCAAAGCAGGGCATCATCGCGCAAGCCGATCTCGACGCCATCCGCTCGGGCATGGCACAGATCACGCAGGAAATCGAAGCCGGCCAGTTCGACTGGAACCTCGACGACGAGGACGTGCACCTCAATATAGAGAAGCGACTGACGGCGCTGGTGGGCGATGCCGGCAAGCGCCTGCACACCGGCCGCAGCCGCAACGACCAGGTGGCGACCGATATCCGCCTTTGGCTGCGCGACGCGATCGACACCATTCTCGCGCTGATCGCCGACTTTCAGCGCGCCGTGCTCGACCTGGCCGAACACCACGCCGCCACCCCGCTGCCCGGCTTCACCCATCTGCAGGTGGCGCAGCCGGTCACCTTCGGTCATCACCTGATGGCCTACTTCGAAATGCTGCGACGTGACGCCGAGCGCTTCGCCGACTGCCGCAAGCGCACCAACCGGCTGCCGCTCGGTTCGGCCGCGCTGGCCGGCACCACCTTCCCGATCGACCGCGAATTCGTCGCCGCCGAACTGGGTTTCGATGAAGTGTGCTTCAACTCGCTGGACGCGGTGTCCGATCGCGACTTCGCGATCGAGTTCTGCGCCGCCAGCAGCCTGCTGATGACCCACCTGTCGCGCCTGTCGGAAGAACTCATCCTGTGGATGAGCCCGCGCGTCGGCTTCATCGATCTGGCGGACCGCTTCTGCACCGGCTCGTCCATCATGCCGCAGAAGAAGAACCCGGACGTACCGGAGCTGGTGCGCGGCAAGACCGGCCGCGTGAACGGCAGCCTGGTCGCGCTGCTGACGCTGATGAAGGGCCAGCCGCTGGCCTATAACAAGGACAATCAGGAAGACAAGGAACCGCTGTTCGACACCGCCGACACGGTGATCGACACGCTGCGCATCTACGCCGACATGATGGGCAGCACGACGGCCGCCGACGGCAGCAGGGTGTTCAACGTGCGGGTCAAGGCCGAGGCAATGAAAAGCGCGCTGCGCCAGGGCTACGCCACCGCCACTGACCTGGCCGACTGGCTGGTCAAGCGCGGCCTGCCCTTCCGCGACGCGCACGAGGCAGTCGCCCGCGCAGTGCGGCTGGCCGAACAGAAGGGCTGCGACGTGTCCGACCTCACGCTGGACGAGCTCAAGTCCTTCTCGCCGCTGGTCGATGAATCGGTGTTCGCGGTGCTGACGGTCGAAGGTTCGCTGTCGGCCCGCAACCACGTCGGCGGCACGGCACCCGACCAGGTGCGCGCCGCCATCGCCCGCGCGCGAGCGCGGCTGGCGACCGGCTGA